From Chryseobacterium shandongense, the proteins below share one genomic window:
- a CDS encoding TlpA family protein disulfide reductase: MKKLFLLFMIGIFGLSCSQQAPDVLKTSFSKEALLQKVENEEGKTVTIQQILNQHKGKVLVIDFWAGWCRDCLKALPKAKELEDNNKNIDFVFLSLDRSREGFEKSMERFEMKDKENYWFSSGWKNDFNNYIDLNWIPRYMVIDQKSAIAKYYAISPEDPDIQATIDTLLK; this comes from the coding sequence ATGAAGAAACTGTTTTTATTATTCATGATCGGAATTTTCGGATTAAGCTGCTCACAGCAAGCTCCCGATGTTCTTAAAACAAGTTTTTCTAAGGAAGCTTTGCTTCAGAAGGTAGAAAATGAAGAAGGTAAGACTGTTACCATACAGCAAATCCTGAATCAGCATAAAGGGAAAGTTTTGGTAATTGATTTTTGGGCAGGCTGGTGCAGGGATTGTTTAAAAGCGCTTCCGAAAGCCAAAGAATTAGAAGATAACAATAAAAATATCGATTTTGTATTCCTTTCATTAGATCGTTCCAGAGAAGGTTTTGAAAAGAGTATGGAAAGATTTGAAATGAAAGACAAAGAGAATTACTGGTTCTCTTCAGGATGGAAAAATGATTTCAATAATTATATTGATCTCAACTGGATTCCGAGGTATATGGTAATCGATCAGAAATCTGCTATTGCCAAATATTACGCGATCTCTCCTGAGGATCCCGATATTCAAGCCACCATTGATACGCTTTTGAAATGA
- the dinB gene encoding DNA polymerase IV, whose amino-acid sequence MDSSFPLRKIIHVDMDAFYASVEQHDNPELKGKAIAVGGEHRGVVAAASYEARKFGVRSAMPSKTAKEKCTHLIFVSPRFHRYKEISRKIREIFYEYTDLVEPLSLDEAYLDVTENKKEIESANQIAREIRQKIYEQTGLTASAGISINKFLAKVASDINKPNGQKTIHPDKVEGFLEELPVEKFYGVGKVTANKMFSLGIYKGKDLKKRSVEDLTRLFGKSGAYYYNVVRGIHHSEVKPHRIQKSVAVERTFFEDLFDEQQINEKLQSLSDELQNRLQKNNILGRTLTLKIKYKDFSLFTRSITREEYFSSAEQYFNTGKQLWELRPYDKAVRLLGLSLSQLNTEEKKQVSVQLKIPFKEFEGQ is encoded by the coding sequence ATGGATTCTTCTTTTCCCCTTCGCAAAATTATTCATGTTGATATGGACGCATTCTACGCTTCTGTGGAACAGCATGATAATCCTGAATTAAAAGGCAAAGCGATTGCAGTTGGGGGAGAACATCGTGGTGTTGTGGCAGCTGCAAGCTATGAAGCCCGAAAATTCGGGGTACGGTCTGCAATGCCCAGTAAAACAGCTAAAGAAAAGTGCACTCACCTTATTTTTGTTTCACCCAGATTTCACCGGTATAAAGAAATTTCCAGAAAAATACGGGAGATCTTTTATGAATATACCGATCTTGTAGAACCATTATCATTAGATGAAGCCTATCTGGATGTCACGGAAAACAAAAAGGAAATAGAATCTGCCAACCAGATTGCGAGAGAGATCCGCCAAAAAATTTATGAACAAACAGGATTAACCGCTTCTGCAGGAATTTCCATCAACAAATTTTTGGCAAAAGTAGCATCAGACATCAATAAGCCCAACGGACAAAAAACAATTCACCCAGATAAAGTAGAAGGCTTTCTTGAAGAGCTGCCGGTTGAAAAATTTTACGGAGTAGGTAAGGTGACGGCGAATAAAATGTTTAGTTTAGGTATTTATAAAGGAAAAGATTTAAAAAAAAGATCTGTTGAAGACCTTACGAGATTGTTCGGGAAATCGGGAGCTTACTACTATAATGTTGTCCGGGGAATTCATCACTCAGAAGTTAAACCTCACCGGATCCAGAAAAGTGTTGCCGTAGAGAGAACCTTCTTTGAAGATCTTTTTGATGAACAACAGATTAATGAGAAATTACAAAGCCTAAGTGATGAGCTCCAGAACCGTCTGCAGAAAAATAATATTCTGGGGAGAACCCTAACCCTGAAAATAAAATATAAAGACTTTTCCCTTTTTACAAGAAGTATTACCAGAGAAGAATACTTCTCATCTGCAGAACAATATTTCAATACGGGAAAACAGCTTTGGGAGCTCCGTCCATACGATAAAGCCGTAAGGCTTTTAGGATTATCCCTTTCTCAGCTTAATACAGAAGAGAAAAAACAGGTGTCCGTTCAACTAAAAATTCCGTTCAAAGAATTCGAAGGCCAGTAA